In Blastopirellula sp. J2-11, a single genomic region encodes these proteins:
- a CDS encoding YicC/YloC family endoribonuclease → MLLSMTGFGESHAQLNGLAVTVEVRAVNNRYFKLNIRGAEGYACFEPQIEAIVRKHAKRGTINVNYRVHRQASADDYRLNAAVLKSYLQQLRGVSSDLGLAETPHWDSLLQLPGVIEERNSEAIDVDADWPLLEKVLNEALTRFTQMRGEEGRATSIDLANNCQEIAVQLAEVEKLAPQVVENYRTRITERLNKLLEDFDVTADPASVIREVGVFADRTDISEEVVRLKSHLDQYATIMEKEDSAGRKLEFLTQEMFRETNTIGSKANDSEIARRVVEMKTCIERIREQIQNVE, encoded by the coding sequence GTGCTGCTAAGTATGACAGGCTTTGGCGAATCGCATGCCCAGCTCAACGGCTTGGCGGTGACCGTGGAAGTTCGCGCGGTGAACAACCGATATTTCAAACTGAACATCCGCGGCGCCGAGGGTTACGCTTGCTTTGAACCGCAAATCGAAGCGATCGTTCGCAAGCACGCGAAGCGCGGAACCATTAACGTCAACTACCGCGTACATCGTCAAGCCAGTGCCGACGACTATCGTTTGAACGCCGCGGTGCTGAAAAGTTATCTGCAACAGCTGCGTGGAGTTAGCTCGGACTTGGGCTTGGCCGAGACGCCCCACTGGGACAGCTTGCTTCAATTGCCTGGCGTGATCGAAGAACGCAATTCCGAGGCGATTGACGTAGACGCCGATTGGCCGTTGCTAGAGAAAGTATTGAACGAAGCGCTCACGCGCTTCACGCAAATGCGTGGCGAAGAAGGCCGCGCGACAAGCATCGACCTGGCGAACAATTGCCAGGAGATCGCCGTGCAGTTGGCTGAGGTCGAGAAATTGGCTCCGCAGGTAGTCGAGAACTATCGGACTCGCATCACCGAGCGGTTGAACAAGCTGCTGGAAGATTTTGACGTGACGGCCGACCCGGCCTCCGTCATTCGCGAAGTGGGAGTATTCGCCGACCGAACCGATATCTCGGAAGAAGTCGTGCGTCTGAAAAGCCACCTCGATCAATATGCGACGATCATGGAAAAAGAGGATTCGGCCGGGCGCAAGCTAGAATTTCTGACGCAAGAGATGTTTCGTGAGACCAACACGATCGGCTCGAAGGCGAACGATTCAGAGATCGCACGCCGCGTCGTCGAAATGAAAACTTGCATCGAACGGATCCGCGAGCAGATACAGAACGTCGAATGA
- a CDS encoding flavoprotein, whose protein sequence is MSRRRVAIGVTGGVAAYKTAMLVSRLVQSDIDVTTVLTAAASKFIGAATFAALTGKPPASDAFDPHYPLGAHIEIAKSVDLLCIAPASADFLSKTAHGAADDLLSTIYLAFTGPVLMAPAMNREMWAKPSVQRNVRQLVDDGVEMIGPGSGWLSCRDQGAGRMSEPDEILAAIQTRLAPLS, encoded by the coding sequence ATGAGTCGACGTCGCGTCGCGATCGGAGTTACCGGAGGCGTCGCCGCCTACAAAACGGCGATGCTGGTCAGCCGCCTTGTGCAGTCAGACATTGACGTAACAACCGTACTGACCGCGGCGGCTTCCAAGTTCATCGGCGCGGCGACCTTCGCCGCGCTGACAGGCAAGCCGCCTGCCAGCGACGCATTTGATCCTCATTATCCGCTTGGCGCACATATCGAAATCGCCAAGTCAGTCGATCTGCTCTGCATTGCGCCCGCTTCGGCCGACTTCCTGTCCAAAACCGCTCATGGCGCGGCCGATGACTTGCTCAGCACGATCTATCTCGCGTTCACCGGCCCGGTGCTGATGGCGCCGGCCATGAATCGGGAAATGTGGGCCAAGCCCTCCGTACAGCGCAACGTGCGGCAATTGGTCGACGACGGCGTCGAGATGATCGGCCCCGGCTCTGGCTGGCTCAGTTGCCGCGATCAAGGCGCCGGTCGCATGTCCGAACCCGACGAAATTTTGGCCGCTATTCAAACTCGTCTGGCGCCCCTTTCCTGA
- a CDS encoding acyl-CoA thioesterase, which translates to MITKFEMHIRVRYQETDAQARVHHANYITYFEVVRTEMLREAGFSYREMEASGLYLVVAEAECKYRAAAVFDDLLCISIETVKAKGVRIENRYEVRRDDEVIATGRTLLACVDKSGKPRPIPKRLCLPA; encoded by the coding sequence GTGATCACGAAGTTCGAAATGCATATTCGCGTCCGTTACCAGGAAACGGACGCTCAGGCACGCGTTCATCACGCGAACTATATCACGTATTTTGAGGTCGTTCGGACCGAAATGTTGCGCGAGGCCGGCTTTAGCTATCGCGAGATGGAAGCGTCCGGGCTTTATTTGGTGGTCGCCGAGGCCGAATGCAAATATCGGGCGGCGGCCGTTTTTGACGACCTGCTCTGCATCTCCATCGAAACCGTCAAAGCCAAAGGCGTGCGAATCGAGAATCGCTACGAAGTGCGGCGAGACGACGAGGTGATCGCAACCGGGCGAACGCTATTGGCCTGTGTCGACAAGTCAGGGAAACCGCGGCCGATACCGAAGCGATTGTGTTTGCCGGCTTAA
- a CDS encoding ATP-binding cassette domain-containing protein codes for MIHVRELVKAYDDLRRGQFVAVDRVSLFAMPGQIYGLLGPNGAGKTTVLRILSTVLRPTSGSVQVNGYDVVTEPAMVRRQIGFVSTNTAVYERMTAWETVEYFGRLYGLEEGLLQDRMRMIFQRLRMEEMRDVLGSKMSTGMKQKVSIARAIVHDPPVLVFDEPTLGLDVFVGRALLQIIAELREQGKCIIFSSHIMREVEKLCDQVAIMHKGKILAEGTQAELRDRYSQPDLEEIFFHLIGEPEDMADHAGAEQS; via the coding sequence ATGATTCACGTTCGCGAACTTGTCAAAGCTTACGACGATCTCCGTCGCGGCCAATTCGTCGCGGTCGATCGCGTCAGCCTGTTCGCAATGCCGGGTCAGATCTATGGTCTGTTAGGCCCTAACGGCGCCGGCAAAACAACGGTGCTGCGAATCTTAAGCACGGTCCTTCGCCCCACCAGCGGTTCGGTTCAAGTCAACGGCTACGATGTGGTGACCGAGCCGGCGATGGTCCGCCGCCAGATCGGCTTCGTATCGACCAATACGGCCGTCTACGAGCGGATGACCGCTTGGGAAACCGTCGAATATTTTGGCCGCTTGTACGGGTTGGAAGAAGGCCTGCTGCAAGATCGGATGCGGATGATCTTTCAACGACTTCGCATGGAAGAAATGCGCGACGTTCTCGGCTCGAAAATGTCGACCGGGATGAAACAAAAAGTGTCGATCGCCCGCGCGATTGTCCACGATCCCCCGGTCCTGGTCTTTGATGAACCGACGCTTGGCCTCGACGTCTTTGTCGGTCGCGCCTTGCTGCAAATCATCGCCGAGCTGCGCGAGCAAGGGAAATGCATCATCTTTTCGTCGCACATCATGCGCGAAGTCGAAAAGCTGTGCGATCAGGTTGCGATCATGCATAAAGGGAAAATCCTCGCCGAGGGAACGCAAGCCGAACTACGCGATCGCTACTCCCAGCCCGATCTGGAAGAAATCTTCTTTCACTTGATCGGCGAACCTGAAGACATGGCCGACCATGCCGGAGCCGAACAAAGCTAA
- a CDS encoding DNA-directed RNA polymerase subunit omega: protein MMEELKEEYIINKVGGRFKLSTLIQKRLVALNAGSRPLVTIASENKMEIVLEEIKQDKIHLDMSNEVRITGEGEGGQFFDDFGGDL from the coding sequence ATGATGGAAGAACTGAAAGAAGAATACATCATCAACAAGGTCGGCGGTCGCTTTAAGCTTTCGACCCTGATCCAAAAACGACTTGTCGCGCTCAACGCCGGCAGCCGTCCGTTGGTGACCATCGCCAGCGAGAACAAGATGGAAATCGTTCTCGAAGAGATCAAACAGGACAAGATTCATCTCGATATGTCGAACGAAGTTCGCATCACCGGCGAAGGCGAAGGCGGACAATTCTTTGACGACTTCGGCGGCGATCTATGA
- the pheA gene encoding prephenate dehydratase — translation MSKKKSVKRPTPTALKREVDQLDRELAALIQQRADLILAATELEAAGNTVDGLIDDDQRIESLAQKSRGALPPQEIRSIFREIFSGCRTVAARLKVAFLGPEYSYSHQAAIERFGQSAELAPVATIAAVFEEVSRGTCQFGLVPVENSSDGRVTDTLDMFAKQPLKICGEVQLRIHHCLLAKCDRSAIREVYSKPQALSQCRNWLAKHLPQARVCEITSTAAAAQLATQQAGVAAIASRAAGVNYGLNFAAENIEDNPRNVTRFAVIGNESGKKTGDDKTAMMFQTEHKPGALADAMNIFKRNRLNLTWIESFPVSGGDQEYLFFVEMEGHESELKIRRTIAALEKKTIRFEVLGSFRKMTPVD, via the coding sequence ATGTCGAAGAAAAAGAGCGTGAAGCGCCCTACCCCCACTGCACTCAAACGTGAAGTGGACCAGCTTGATCGAGAACTGGCGGCCCTCATCCAGCAGCGCGCCGACCTGATCCTGGCGGCGACCGAACTGGAAGCGGCCGGAAATACCGTCGACGGTCTGATCGATGACGACCAGCGGATCGAATCGCTCGCCCAGAAAAGCCGCGGCGCGTTGCCGCCGCAGGAGATCCGGTCGATCTTTCGCGAGATCTTCAGCGGCTGCCGAACCGTCGCCGCCCGCTTGAAGGTCGCGTTTCTCGGCCCCGAGTACAGTTACAGCCATCAAGCGGCGATTGAACGGTTCGGGCAAAGCGCCGAGTTGGCGCCGGTCGCAACCATCGCCGCCGTCTTCGAGGAAGTTAGCCGCGGAACTTGCCAGTTTGGCCTGGTCCCGGTCGAAAACTCGAGCGATGGTCGGGTGACCGATACGCTCGACATGTTCGCCAAACAGCCGCTCAAAATCTGCGGCGAAGTCCAACTACGGATTCATCATTGCCTGCTCGCTAAATGCGATCGCTCGGCGATTCGCGAAGTCTACAGCAAGCCGCAAGCTCTCTCACAGTGCCGCAACTGGTTAGCGAAGCATCTGCCGCAGGCCCGAGTTTGTGAGATCACCAGCACCGCCGCCGCCGCGCAATTAGCGACCCAGCAAGCAGGGGTCGCCGCAATCGCCAGCCGCGCCGCTGGCGTCAACTATGGCCTGAACTTCGCCGCCGAGAATATCGAAGACAACCCGCGGAATGTAACCCGCTTCGCCGTCATCGGCAACGAGTCTGGCAAGAAGACCGGTGACGACAAAACGGCGATGATGTTCCAAACCGAACATAAGCCGGGCGCGTTGGCCGACGCGATGAACATCTTCAAACGCAACCGGCTCAATCTGACCTGGATCGAATCGTTTCCGGTCTCCGGCGGCGACCAGGAATATCTCTTCTTCGTTGAGATGGAAGGGCACGAGAGCGAGTTGAAAATCCGCCGGACCATCGCGGCGCTCGAAAAGAAAACGATCCGCTTCGAAGTACTCGGCTCGTTCCGCAAAATGACTCCAGTCGATTAG
- a CDS encoding IS4 family transposase, with the protein MSDQFNASPQEVQSKFRNVSIFVSELLLPNGVVTAICQEIGFSFRQRIYSPMVVVWMFVMQTLSADHSCQQVVTRLNAWRMAQGLPRCSGDTTSYCQARRRLPIALFQRLLAWTARKCDEAGVGDWRFQGREVVIVDGTTVTMADTRANQTAYPQMKSQKPGCGFPLTRIVHLFSLATGAATMFAMGRYAGKETGETSLLRTLLSQFHSGEIVLADRYYASFWLLALSELRGIDIVARAHHLRKIDFRRGLRQGDCDQVVSYSKPQRPTWMTQREYESYPSSILVRHLRYQVTQRGFRTRQITLATTLLQADVYRAEDLADLYRRRWQAELHIRSLKTQMQMDHLRCKSPAMVVKELHCHMIGYNLVRAAMLATALKFRLPPWRLSFTGAMQAIEEFAAALRWNTKQQESQWENLLQTIRQLEVGARPDRNEPRELKRRPKAYKLMQTPRNRYATAA; encoded by the coding sequence GTGTCTGATCAGTTTAACGCTTCGCCGCAGGAAGTTCAAAGCAAGTTCCGTAACGTTTCGATCTTCGTCAGCGAGTTGCTGCTGCCCAACGGCGTTGTCACCGCGATCTGTCAAGAGATCGGCTTCTCGTTTCGGCAGCGCATCTATTCGCCGATGGTCGTCGTGTGGATGTTCGTCATGCAGACGCTGTCAGCCGATCATAGTTGTCAGCAAGTCGTCACTCGTCTCAACGCCTGGCGAATGGCGCAGGGGCTGCCGCGCTGCAGCGGCGACACCACTTCCTATTGCCAAGCGCGGCGCCGCTTGCCGATTGCATTGTTTCAACGACTGCTCGCTTGGACGGCGCGAAAGTGCGATGAAGCTGGCGTCGGCGATTGGCGGTTCCAGGGACGCGAAGTGGTCATCGTCGACGGCACGACCGTCACGATGGCTGACACCCGCGCGAATCAAACCGCCTATCCGCAAATGAAAAGCCAGAAGCCTGGCTGCGGCTTCCCCTTGACGCGGATCGTGCATCTCTTTTCGTTAGCGACCGGCGCGGCGACGATGTTTGCGATGGGACGTTACGCCGGCAAGGAGACAGGCGAGACGTCACTGTTGCGAACGCTCTTGTCGCAGTTTCACTCGGGAGAAATCGTGCTCGCCGATCGTTACTACGCCAGCTTCTGGCTGCTCGCTTTATCGGAACTGCGCGGGATCGATATCGTGGCTCGCGCGCACCATCTTCGCAAAATCGACTTTCGCCGAGGCTTGCGCCAAGGGGACTGCGATCAGGTCGTGAGCTATTCGAAGCCGCAGCGGCCGACGTGGATGACGCAGCGGGAATATGAAAGCTACCCGTCGTCGATTCTCGTACGTCACTTGCGATATCAAGTCACGCAGCGCGGATTTCGGACGCGTCAAATCACGTTGGCGACGACGCTGCTACAGGCTGACGTTTATCGAGCGGAAGACTTGGCCGATTTGTATCGTCGCCGCTGGCAAGCGGAGTTGCATATCCGGAGCTTGAAAACGCAAATGCAAATGGACCACCTCCGCTGCAAAAGTCCGGCGATGGTTGTGAAGGAACTTCACTGCCACATGATCGGCTACAATCTGGTGCGGGCCGCGATGCTGGCGACGGCGTTGAAATTTCGCCTGCCTCCGTGGCGGCTCAGCTTTACCGGAGCGATGCAAGCGATCGAAGAGTTCGCCGCCGCACTCCGCTGGAACACGAAGCAACAAGAGTCCCAGTGGGAAAACCTCTTGCAAACGATCCGCCAACTGGAAGTCGGCGCTCGCCCTGACCGGAATGAACCACGAGAACTTAAACGGCGGCCGAAAGCGTATAAACTAATGCAAACGCCTCGAAATCGTTACGCAACAGCGGCTTAG
- the tpiA gene encoding triose-phosphate isomerase has protein sequence MRRPFIAGNWKMNSTRAEGIALVEGIAKGLAADCSVEVAVCPPALYLDAIVAAVGDSPIGVGAQNIYFAASGAFTGEISAAMLKDVGCQYVILGHSERRHVFGESSSLINKKVHAALAAGLVPIVCVGELLEERETGKTADVVAEQFYGSLAGVSAEQMETVVLAYEPVWAIGTGKVATPEQAEAVHADLRKVIQARYNSAVAEKVRIQYGGSVKPDNASELLSQPNIDGALVGGAALKADSFLGIIAGAK, from the coding sequence GTGAGACGACCTTTTATCGCCGGCAATTGGAAAATGAACTCCACCCGGGCGGAAGGGATCGCCCTGGTCGAAGGGATCGCCAAAGGCCTCGCGGCTGATTGCTCGGTCGAAGTCGCGGTTTGCCCGCCAGCTTTGTACCTAGACGCAATCGTCGCTGCCGTCGGCGACAGCCCGATCGGCGTTGGCGCACAAAACATCTACTTTGCGGCCTCTGGCGCGTTTACCGGCGAAATTTCGGCCGCAATGCTCAAAGACGTCGGTTGCCAGTACGTGATCCTCGGTCATAGCGAACGTCGCCATGTCTTTGGCGAATCAAGCTCACTCATTAACAAGAAGGTCCACGCAGCCCTGGCGGCCGGATTGGTTCCGATTGTTTGTGTCGGTGAACTGTTGGAAGAACGAGAAACCGGCAAAACTGCCGATGTGGTCGCTGAACAGTTCTATGGCTCGCTCGCCGGCGTATCGGCTGAGCAAATGGAAACCGTCGTGCTGGCCTATGAGCCGGTTTGGGCGATCGGCACCGGCAAAGTCGCGACGCCCGAGCAAGCCGAAGCAGTCCACGCCGATCTTCGCAAGGTGATCCAGGCCCGATACAATTCGGCCGTCGCCGAAAAAGTCCGCATTCAGTACGGCGGCAGCGTGAAGCCCGACAATGCGTCCGAGTTGCTCTCGCAGCCGAACATCGACGGTGCTTTGGTCGGCGGAGCCGCGTTGAAGGCAGACAGTTTCCTGGGAATCATCGCGGGCGCCAAGTAA
- the gmk gene encoding guanylate kinase, whose amino-acid sequence MPSSRTGKLVILSGPSGSGKTTVVRKLLALAEPSLKLSVSATTRPPRAGEVDGKDYHFLSTDEFQRRQAAGEFLETFEVFGNGYWYGTLRSEVENRLSEGISVLLEIDVDGAMEIVKQYPAAVTIFLSPGSHAELERRLRGRGTEPEATIQRRLAAAKRELAAMNQYKYQIVNDAGAVNETVQRLADVIQNDSGDDAL is encoded by the coding sequence ATGCCTTCTTCTCGAACCGGCAAATTGGTGATCCTTTCAGGCCCGTCGGGGTCTGGAAAGACGACCGTTGTGCGGAAACTGCTCGCCTTGGCCGAGCCGAGTTTGAAGCTGAGCGTTTCGGCGACGACGCGACCGCCGCGTGCCGGCGAAGTTGACGGCAAAGACTATCACTTCCTGTCGACCGACGAATTTCAACGTCGCCAAGCGGCGGGAGAGTTCCTGGAAACGTTTGAAGTATTCGGCAACGGTTACTGGTACGGCACGCTGCGAAGCGAAGTCGAGAACCGCCTGTCGGAAGGGATTTCGGTCTTGTTAGAGATTGATGTCGACGGAGCGATGGAAATCGTGAAGCAGTATCCTGCTGCGGTGACCATCTTCCTGAGTCCCGGATCGCACGCAGAACTGGAACGTCGGCTCCGCGGACGCGGGACCGAACCGGAAGCGACGATTCAACGTCGCCTGGCCGCCGCCAAACGTGAGCTGGCCGCGATGAACCAATACAAGTATCAGATTGTGAACGACGCCGGCGCCGTGAACGAGACCGTTCAAAGACTGGCGGACGTGATTCAAAACGATTCGGGAGACGATGCGCTATGA
- a CDS encoding phosphopantothenoylcysteine decarboxylase gives MAHILITSGPTRQYIDPVRYMTNGSSGRMGASLATAAIAAGHDVTIISGPVQVDYPAAARVISVITTEEMLAACEVEFPLCDGLIGVAAPCDYRPERVEGHKIAKTGQPLTLHLIETPDVVATMGAKKKAAQWVVGFALETEDARFRALVKLEKKNCDLIVLNGPEAMNAAENRVEILDRAGEVVAMLSGPKQEVAAGIMQAIQIKLMKSE, from the coding sequence GTGGCCCACATTCTGATCACTTCTGGTCCAACGCGGCAATACATCGACCCAGTTCGTTACATGACCAACGGCTCTAGCGGCCGCATGGGCGCTTCTCTGGCAACCGCCGCAATCGCCGCCGGGCATGACGTCACCATCATCTCTGGCCCCGTTCAGGTCGATTATCCAGCCGCCGCTCGCGTCATCTCGGTGATCACCACCGAAGAAATGCTGGCCGCCTGCGAAGTCGAGTTCCCCCTTTGCGACGGCCTGATCGGCGTCGCGGCGCCTTGCGACTATCGCCCCGAACGGGTCGAAGGTCACAAGATCGCCAAAACGGGACAACCGCTCACGCTGCATCTGATTGAAACGCCCGACGTGGTCGCCACGATGGGCGCCAAAAAGAAGGCGGCTCAGTGGGTTGTCGGCTTTGCGCTAGAAACCGAAGACGCTCGGTTCCGCGCGCTGGTCAAGTTAGAGAAGAAGAACTGCGACCTGATCGTGCTAAACGGTCCCGAAGCGATGAACGCCGCAGAAAACCGGGTCGAGATCCTCGATCGAGCCGGCGAAGTCGTCGCGATGCTCTCCGGCCCCAAACAAGAAGTCGCCGCCGGCATCATGCAGGCGATTCAAATCAAGCTGATGAAGTCCGAGTAA
- the secG gene encoding preprotein translocase subunit SecG, whose protein sequence is MQYLFGIVLSLLSLFLILLVLVQRGRGGGLTGALGGAGGGSAFGAKAGDTFTRVTSVVTLVWILLCSVALAMLQTSGDSKLQKGGAVPPITGAVGAPATEGETPAATRFNPDDAAAPAATTPDLDQPATEAPKTETPAAPAAEAPKSEAPAAEAPKSEEKPAAE, encoded by the coding sequence ATGCAATACTTATTCGGAATTGTGCTGAGCCTCCTCTCGCTCTTCCTGATCCTGCTGGTTCTCGTTCAGCGCGGACGGGGCGGCGGTTTGACCGGAGCCTTGGGCGGAGCTGGCGGCGGCAGCGCGTTCGGCGCGAAAGCAGGCGACACGTTCACCCGGGTCACGTCTGTCGTGACTCTGGTCTGGATCTTGCTCTGTAGCGTCGCCCTGGCGATGCTGCAAACCTCCGGCGACTCGAAACTGCAAAAGGGGGGAGCTGTCCCGCCGATCACCGGCGCCGTGGGCGCTCCGGCGACCGAAGGCGAAACTCCCGCCGCGACGCGTTTCAATCCAGACGACGCCGCAGCGCCGGCGGCGACCACGCCGGATCTGGATCAACCGGCGACGGAAGCTCCGAAAACGGAAACTCCCGCCGCACCAGCCGCCGAAGCGCCGAAGTCGGAAGCCCCGGCGGCGGAAGCTCCGAAGTCGGAAGAAAAGCCAGCCGCCGAGTAG
- the dnaK gene encoding molecular chaperone DnaK: MAQGETIIGIDLGTTNSVVAIMEGSEVKIIPNAEGNRLTSSVVAFTDKGDVLVGEPARRQAVTNPKKTVYSIKRFMGRRHNEVDSEEKMIPYEVVGGADEYVKVKIGDAEYTPQEISAKVLQKLKAAAESYLGHKVNKAVITVPAYFNDAQRQATKDAGQIAGLEVARIINEPTAAALAYGLGKQKSEKIAVFDLGGGTFDISILEVSPPEGEEEGERTVFEVISTNGDTHLGGDDFDEELIHYVADEFKKEHGVDLRNDTMALQRLQEACEKAKKELSSQAQTDINLPFITADASGPKHLQMSISRSKFEELTDSLIQRCRVPVEKALADANLKPSDIDEVVLVGGSTRIPKVAEMVKKIFGKDPHKGVNPDEVVAAGAAIQGSVLSGDRKDVLLLDVTPLSLGIETLNGVFTKLVERNTTIPTEKKQTFSTAEDSQSAVTIRVFQGERPMAEDNRLLGQFNLDGIPPAPRGMPQIEVKFDLDQNGILNVSAKDVGTGKEQHVKIEQSSGLSEAEIQRMQKDAEEHASEDKRKRELADLRNQAESMCFQLEKLIKENGEKLSDSDKQPLEQSIEKTREAAKGEDVDAIKSAISELEAASHAVSKVLYEGAAAAAGGAAGAEAPGAEAAKASGDDDAIDAEFEVKKD; the protein is encoded by the coding sequence ATGGCACAAGGCGAAACGATCATCGGAATTGACCTGGGGACGACCAACTCGGTTGTCGCCATTATGGAAGGTTCCGAAGTCAAAATCATTCCGAACGCCGAAGGCAACCGGCTCACGTCGAGCGTCGTGGCGTTCACCGACAAGGGGGATGTCCTGGTCGGCGAACCGGCTCGTCGCCAGGCGGTGACCAACCCCAAGAAGACGGTCTACTCGATCAAGCGCTTCATGGGTCGTCGTCACAACGAAGTCGACTCGGAAGAGAAGATGATCCCCTACGAGGTCGTAGGCGGAGCCGATGAGTACGTCAAAGTAAAAATTGGCGACGCCGAATATACTCCGCAAGAGATCTCGGCCAAGGTTTTACAAAAACTGAAAGCGGCGGCGGAGTCGTACTTGGGGCACAAGGTCAACAAGGCGGTCATCACCGTGCCGGCTTACTTCAATGACGCCCAACGGCAAGCGACCAAAGACGCTGGTCAGATCGCCGGTTTGGAAGTTGCGCGGATCATCAACGAGCCGACTGCAGCGGCGCTTGCCTATGGACTAGGGAAGCAGAAGAGCGAGAAGATCGCGGTCTTCGACCTCGGCGGCGGTACGTTTGATATTTCGATCCTCGAAGTTTCTCCTCCGGAAGGAGAAGAAGAAGGGGAACGCACCGTTTTTGAAGTCATCAGCACCAACGGCGATACGCACTTGGGGGGCGATGACTTTGACGAAGAGCTGATCCACTATGTCGCTGACGAGTTCAAAAAAGAACACGGCGTCGATCTTCGCAACGACACGATGGCTTTGCAGCGTTTGCAGGAAGCGTGCGAAAAAGCGAAGAAAGAGCTGAGCTCGCAAGCGCAGACCGACATCAATCTGCCGTTTATCACGGCCGACGCGTCGGGGCCGAAGCACTTGCAGATGTCGATCAGCCGCTCGAAGTTTGAAGAACTGACCGACAGCTTGATTCAGCGCTGCCGCGTGCCGGTCGAGAAGGCGTTGGCCGACGCGAATCTGAAGCCGAGCGACATCGACGAAGTCGTGTTGGTCGGTGGTTCGACTCGCATCCCCAAAGTCGCCGAGATGGTCAAAAAGATCTTTGGCAAAGATCCGCACAAAGGGGTGAATCCTGATGAAGTGGTCGCCGCTGGCGCCGCAATTCAAGGCAGCGTGTTGTCCGGCGATCGCAAAGACGTGCTGCTGTTGGACGTGACTCCGCTTTCGCTTGGTATCGAAACGCTGAACGGCGTCTTCACCAAATTGGTCGAACGGAACACCACGATTCCGACCGAAAAGAAGCAAACCTTCTCGACGGCGGAAGACAGTCAATCGGCGGTGACGATTCGCGTGTTCCAAGGGGAACGTCCGATGGCGGAAGACAACCGCTTGCTCGGTCAGTTCAACCTCGATGGAATCCCGCCTGCTCCGCGCGGCATGCCGCAAATTGAAGTGAAGTTTGATCTCGATCAAAACGGCATCTTGAACGTATCGGCCAAAGACGTCGGCACCGGCAAAGAACAGCACGTCAAAATCGAGCAGTCTTCCGGCTTGTCGGAAGCCGAGATTCAGCGGATGCAAAAGGACGCCGAAGAGCACGCCTCCGAAGATAAGCGGAAGCGTGAGCTGGCCGATCTGCGCAACCAAGCCGAATCGATGTGCTTCCAACTAGAGAAGCTGATCAAAGAGAACGGCGAAAAACTTTCCGACAGCGACAAACAGCCGTTGGAGCAATCGATCGAGAAAACCCGAGAAGCGGCCAAAGGCGAAGACGTCGACGCGATCAAGTCGGCGATTAGCGAACTGGAAGCGGCTTCTCACGCGGTTAGCAAAGTGTTGTACGAAGGAGCCGCCGCTGCTGCTGGCGGAGCTGCCGGAGCGGAAGCCCCGGGAGCGGAAGCAGCGAAAGCCTCAGGCGACGACGATGCGATCGACGCTGAGTTTGAAGTGAAGAAAGACTAG
- a CDS encoding acetolactate synthase translates to MSSDGESGTDYLTMRGRDYPSLRQFTVFLENRVGQLLEIVRRFEGSNVRIVALSINDATECAFVRFLLSEPEQGREILERAGLALIESDLIGIELPLGPQPLLQVCTALLQAEVNIVQAYPLLNTPNDRPAVALMTDNIEMAMETLARKNFRILNEQDLKFDDD, encoded by the coding sequence ATGAGCTCTGACGGCGAATCTGGTACCGATTATTTAACGATGCGTGGGCGAGATTACCCTTCGCTGCGGCAATTCACGGTGTTTCTCGAAAATCGGGTCGGGCAGCTCTTAGAAATTGTGCGTCGTTTCGAAGGCTCGAACGTCCGGATCGTCGCTTTGTCGATCAACGACGCGACGGAATGCGCCTTCGTGCGGTTCCTGCTCAGCGAACCGGAACAAGGCCGCGAGATCTTGGAACGCGCCGGTCTGGCGCTAATCGAAAGCGATTTGATCGGGATCGAATTGCCGCTCGGGCCCCAGCCGCTGTTGCAGGTTTGCACGGCGCTGCTGCAAGCCGAAGTGAACATCGTGCAGGCCTATCCCCTGCTGAACACGCCCAACGATCGTCCGGCCGTCGCGCTGATGACCGACAACATCGAAATGGCGATGGAAACGTTGGCCAGAAAAAACTTCCGTATTTTGAACGAACAAGATCTGAAGTTCGACGACGATTAA